Proteins from a genomic interval of Lolium perenne isolate Kyuss_39 chromosome 1, Kyuss_2.0, whole genome shotgun sequence:
- the LOC139831384 gene encoding F-box protein At5g49610-like, producing the protein MAAWKRNTRLRSETPPPSPHIVPVLGSKKKNKKRKKKEQKYVSSLPDDVLVEILSRLPYRSFCRVKCVSKPWLALCSDLDIHNKSPRTMSGFFFIGEVRDGGLTFHDLTFGFGPRQVDPTLAFLGSYGRISVERCCIGGLLLCKCWMSRSEEYEYSYVVCNPTTEKWTVLPRIENSDRVDGHCFMDADSLLGDHLSELNCSEHFLGFDTANPSYFVVVVTELVYHGQVREVAIYSSETGGWTSMRSKWGSETIFAEGCDEAVFLNGRMHFTSLHSSVVTVDVEGEVWREIEVPKGHRFGSIGQSQGYLHYWDVEIDCQLSVWVLEDYGTGHWTLKHTVNVLELFGRHRRTDYECYDIAFHPDFGGHAIANSEDFRKATDYFGVLYDAAALALSAFTAEAIHLNPGNYTVWHFRRARRLGLGCITTVAAMLHADAWKREREITFTNSKN; encoded by the exons aagaagaacaagaagcgTAAGAAGAAGGAACAGAAGTACGTGTCGAGCCTTCCGGACGACGTCCTCGTCGAGATCCTATCGCGGTTACCCTACAGGTCTTTCTGCCGCGTCAAGTGCGTCTCCAAGCCGTGGCTTGCCCTTTGCTCCGACCTCGACATCCACAATAAGTCACCACGGACCATGTCAGGCTTCTTCTTCATCGGCGAGGTCCGCGACGGTGGCCTCACTTTCCATGATCTGACGTTCGGTTTTGGCCCCCGGCAGGTCGATCCCACTCTAGCTTTCTTGGGCAGCTACGGACGCATCAGTGTCGAACGATGCTGCATCGGTGGCCTCCTCCTTTGCAAATGCTGGATGTCACGTTCTGAGGAATATGAGTACAGTTACGTTGTGTGTAATCCTACGACAGAGAAGTGGACCGTGTTGCCTCGTATAGAGAACTCGGACCGGGTGGATGGTCACTGTTTTATGGATGCTGACAGTTTATTGGGCGATCACCTTTCTGAGTTAAACTGCAGCGAACACTTTTTAGGTTTTGATACAGCTAACCCCTCCTACTTTGTGGTGGTTGTGACAGAGTTAGTTTACCATGGACAGGTCAGAGAAGTGGCGATCTACTCATCCGAAACTGGAGGATGGACTTCCATGCGGAGTAAGTGGGGTTCTGAAACAATCTTTGCGGAAGGGTGTGACGAAGCTGTCTTCCTGAATGGCAGGATGCATTTCACTTCCCTTCATTCGTCAGTAGTAACAGTGGATGTAGAGGGGGAGGTTTGGAGGGAAATTGAAGTGCCAAAGGGCCATAGGTTCGGTTCCATTGGACAGTCTCAGGGATATTTGCATTACTGGGATGTAGAGATTGACTGCCAACTCTCTGTTTGGGTTCTTGAGGATTATGGTACTGGACACTGGACCCTAAAGCACACTGTTAACGTTCTGGAACTGTTTGGAAGGCATCGTCGCACAGACTACGAGTGCTACGATATTGCATTTCATCCTGACT TTGGTGGACACGCCATCGCCAACAGCGAGGACTTCCGCAAGGCCACGGACTACTTCGGCGTCCTCTACGATGCCGCAGCCCTCGCGCTATCCGCTTTCACCGCCGAGGCCATCCACCTCAACCCCGGAAACTACACT GTCTGGCATTTCAGGCGTGCGAGGAGGCTTGGCCTAGGTTGCATCACTACTGTTGCCGCTATGCTCCATGCGGATGCTTGGAAAAGGGAACGGGAAATTACA TTCACTAACAGCAAGAATTAG